Proteins encoded within one genomic window of Dyadobacter chenhuakuii:
- a CDS encoding DNA-formamidopyrimidine glycosylase family protein, with the protein MPEGPSIVILREAIDALHLESKVIRLAEGNSKIDKDRLTDQKVLAFRSWGKHFLVCFEDFTLRIHFMLFGSYLINERKKTPPRLTLVFDDAELNFYACSVAILEQPADSIYDWSSDIMSDQWSPEKAIKKLQDKPKMLACDALLDQNIFSGSGNIIKNEVLFRIQVHPLSTIGPLPKAKLEELVRETSHYSFDFLHWKKEFTLKKHWLAHTRKTCPRCLIPFHKEYLGKTKRRSYFCENCQVFYGN; encoded by the coding sequence ATGCCCGAGGGACCGTCCATTGTTATTTTACGGGAAGCAATCGATGCGCTGCATCTGGAAAGTAAGGTTATCAGACTTGCAGAAGGCAATTCCAAAATTGACAAGGACCGGCTAACCGACCAGAAAGTGCTCGCTTTCCGATCGTGGGGCAAGCATTTCCTGGTGTGCTTCGAGGACTTTACCTTACGAATCCATTTCATGCTGTTTGGTTCCTATCTCATCAACGAGCGCAAGAAAACACCACCACGTCTCACGCTTGTTTTCGACGACGCCGAACTGAATTTCTACGCCTGCTCCGTGGCAATCCTGGAACAGCCCGCCGATTCGATCTATGATTGGAGCAGCGATATTATGTCGGATCAATGGAGTCCCGAGAAAGCAATCAAAAAATTGCAAGACAAGCCGAAAATGCTGGCTTGCGACGCACTTTTAGACCAGAACATTTTCTCAGGAAGCGGCAACATTATCAAAAACGAGGTGCTGTTCCGCATTCAAGTGCACCCGCTCAGCACCATTGGCCCGCTGCCAAAAGCAAAACTCGAAGAATTGGTCAGGGAAACCAGCCATTACAGTTTCGATTTTCTGCATTGGAAAAAAGAATTTACCTTAAAAAAACACTGGCTTGCACACACCAGGAAAACATGTCCCCGCTGTCTCATTCCATTTCACAAAGAATATCTTGGCAAAACGAAACGACGAAGCTACTTCTGCGAAAATTGTCAGGTGTTTTATGGGAACTGA
- a CDS encoding 2'-5' RNA ligase family protein, whose protein sequence is MMKQKTFSVYTLAINSDERIIRLVKTLKTRLKTHLGRSYGSVNSLAHITLIVFVASEDDYQMILAEFKRVLAGLAPLEIELSGFGDFSDRPECTFYIKPGDESVQQIARYCKSMGANFNKLLRQRCTDRWDTIGRKKPHMTIARELTLGEIKASYEFFSGTFTEQFTCNSFVMRKYNEEKRQYEIVDTIPLLGHEYMVGQQMRLF, encoded by the coding sequence ATGATGAAACAAAAGACATTCTCTGTTTACACCCTCGCTATAAATTCCGATGAACGTATCATCCGGCTGGTTAAGACGCTCAAAACGCGCCTGAAAACGCACTTAGGCCGTAGTTACGGGAGCGTAAATTCCCTGGCGCATATCACATTGATAGTGTTTGTGGCCAGTGAAGATGATTATCAAATGATTCTTGCTGAATTCAAAAGAGTGCTGGCCGGACTGGCGCCATTGGAAATCGAACTCTCCGGGTTTGGTGATTTTTCTGACCGACCTGAATGCACCTTCTACATAAAGCCAGGCGATGAATCCGTACAGCAAATCGCCCGGTACTGTAAAAGCATGGGAGCGAACTTTAACAAGCTTTTGAGGCAAAGATGTACAGATCGTTGGGATACGATAGGCCGGAAAAAGCCGCATATGACCATTGCACGTGAACTCACCCTCGGAGAAATAAAAGCCTCTTACGAATTCTTCTCCGGGACATTTACCGAGCAGTTTACATGTAACTCGTTCGTAATGCGCAAATACAACGAAGAAAAACGGCAATACGAAATTGTTGACACCATCCCCCTGCTCGGCCACGAATATATGGTGGGGCAGCAGATGCGGTTGTTTTGA
- the tnpA gene encoding IS200/IS605 family transposase — translation MANTYSQMYIQAVFAVKYRRAVLDKEWRAELMAVIGNLINETGCKTIIVNGVEDHVHCFFALKPSISVSEVMKNVKAKSSKWINDNRLLAGRFEWQRGFGTFSYSQSHIDSVTKYIQNQEQHHSKATFRNEYIEMLTRYGIDYDEQYVFKGLI, via the coding sequence ATGGCAAACACCTACTCTCAGATGTACATTCAAGCTGTATTTGCGGTCAAATACCGCCGGGCAGTTCTTGATAAGGAATGGAGGGCGGAGTTAATGGCCGTCATTGGCAATTTGATCAATGAAACTGGTTGCAAGACAATAATAGTTAACGGCGTTGAAGATCATGTACATTGTTTCTTTGCCTTGAAGCCTTCCATTTCTGTTTCAGAAGTGATGAAGAATGTCAAGGCAAAATCCTCAAAATGGATTAATGATAATCGATTGCTCGCTGGAAGATTCGAGTGGCAGAGAGGTTTCGGGACGTTCTCATACAGTCAGTCACATATCGACAGTGTTACCAAATACATTCAAAATCAAGAACAACACCATAGCAAGGCGACTTTCCGAAACGAGTATATTGAAATGCTAACGAGATACGGAATTGACTACGATGAGCAATATGTCTTTAAAGGATTGATCTAA
- a CDS encoding DUF6152 family protein → MKGLKNYTMVLAILLCGSFTMLHHGWADYDQTKPQDFETKIEESIYENPHVLAKVKYKKEMYTVFLAPTSRMTDRGLTGDMIKKGTSVRLVAYPHKTEKGEMRAERIFVDGKKFELR, encoded by the coding sequence ATGAAAGGCTTAAAAAACTACACAATGGTGCTGGCGATCTTGCTTTGCGGCTCCTTCACCATGTTGCATCACGGCTGGGCAGATTACGACCAAACCAAGCCACAGGATTTTGAAACAAAAATTGAAGAATCGATTTACGAAAACCCGCATGTGCTCGCGAAGGTCAAGTACAAGAAGGAAATGTATACCGTATTTCTGGCGCCCACAAGCCGCATGACGGATCGGGGACTTACGGGCGATATGATCAAAAAAGGCACATCTGTGAGGCTTGTCGCTTATCCGCATAAAACAGAAAAAGGTGAAATGCGCGCTGAGAGGATCTTCGTGGATGGTAAGAAATTCGAACTTCGCTGA
- the purL gene encoding phosphoribosylformylglycinamidine synthase: MIYFFADEQNTVFAVQIERTLTKSDTSKLSWLFGGAELRDETVITEFFVGPRAAMITPWSTNAVEITQNMDIQGIIRIEEFKKVSADFTDFDPMLSQKYSELSQDIYTISIQPESILEVADIAAYNKQEGLSLSDEEVDYLNKLAEKLNRKLTDSEVFGFSQVNSEHCRHKIFNGTFVIDGEEQPVSLFKLIRKTSEENPNSIVSAYKDNVAFVKGPVVQQFAPKRPDVPEYYEIKDFESVLSLKAETHNFPTTVEPFNGAATGSGGEIRDRLAGGQGSLPLAGTAVYMTALSRLEENRPWEKGVGEREWLYQTPMDILIKASNGATDFGNKFGQPLIVGSVLTFEHEELGRKLGYDKVIMQAGGVGYGIADQAKKSKPETGDQIVVMGGENYRIGMGGAAVSSADTGAFGSGIELNAIQRSNPEMQKRVANAVRGMVESGNNSIVSIHDHGAGGHLNCLSELVEETGGHINLDKLPVGDPTLSAKEIIGNESQERMGLVISKENLETLKRIADRERAPLYQVGEVTGTHRFTFESEKTGAKPMDLEMDDMFGSSPKTVMADKTIERNYGPVTYEIGKLHEYLEQMLQLEAVASKDWLTNKVDRCVGGHVAKQQCAGPLQLPLNNVGVMALDFQGKDGIATSIGHAPLSALIDPAAGSRNAIAEALSNIVWAPLKDNLTSVSLSANWMWACKNEGEDARLYKAVKACSEFAISLGINIPTGKDSLSMKQKYKNDEVIAPGTVIISAAGHCDDITAVVEPVLKKTGGSIYYINLSGDTYKLGGSSFAQILNKIGDQTPDIQDADKFKTAFNAIQQLIKEGKIQAGHDIGSGGLITTLLEMCFADRDLGASIDLSALGDQDIIEKLFAENIGIVFQADESAESLLEAQGVDFHKIGAVNMASTLTVKDAAGKWDFDIEILRDLWFKTSYLLDRKQTKPELAKERFDHYKNHLLRYKFPAHFDGKKPVIDESKPRPKAAVLREKGSNSERELANAMYLAGFDVKDVHMTDLISGRETLEDIQFIGAVGGFSNSDVLGSAKGWAGAFLYNEKAKVALEKFFAREDTLSVGVCNGCQLFVELGLINESHEKKPKMLHNASGKHESIFTSLTIQPNKSVMLSTLAGSTLGVWVSHGEGRFDFPYLEDQYKIVAKYAYETYPANPNGSGFNTAMLCDETGRHLVMMPHIERSLFQWHWANYPEGRKDEVSPWLEAFVNARKWVEGVLRD, encoded by the coding sequence ATGATCTACTTTTTTGCAGACGAACAGAACACTGTTTTTGCGGTCCAGATAGAGCGAACGCTAACAAAATCAGATACTTCCAAATTAAGCTGGCTTTTTGGCGGCGCGGAACTCCGGGATGAAACCGTCATCACGGAGTTTTTTGTTGGTCCCCGTGCGGCGATGATTACGCCGTGGAGCACCAATGCCGTTGAGATTACCCAGAATATGGACATCCAGGGCATCATACGCATTGAGGAATTTAAAAAAGTGTCAGCCGATTTTACGGATTTCGATCCGATGCTTTCGCAGAAATACAGCGAGCTGAGCCAGGACATCTATACAATCAGCATCCAACCGGAATCTATCCTGGAAGTGGCTGATATTGCTGCTTATAACAAGCAGGAAGGCCTTTCGCTGAGTGATGAGGAGGTTGATTATTTAAATAAATTAGCTGAAAAACTGAACCGCAAATTAACAGATTCAGAAGTTTTTGGTTTTTCTCAGGTCAACTCGGAGCATTGCCGTCACAAGATATTTAACGGAACGTTTGTGATTGACGGTGAGGAGCAGCCGGTTTCCTTGTTCAAGCTGATCCGTAAAACTTCGGAAGAAAATCCGAATTCGATCGTTTCTGCATATAAGGATAATGTTGCGTTTGTGAAGGGGCCGGTTGTGCAGCAATTTGCGCCAAAAAGACCGGATGTTCCTGAATATTACGAGATTAAAGATTTTGAATCCGTTCTTTCATTGAAAGCGGAAACGCATAATTTCCCTACAACCGTTGAGCCATTCAACGGTGCCGCAACGGGTTCTGGTGGAGAAATCCGTGATCGACTTGCAGGCGGACAAGGTTCTTTGCCTCTGGCAGGCACGGCGGTTTATATGACGGCTTTGTCTCGATTAGAGGAAAACCGGCCTTGGGAAAAAGGCGTTGGAGAACGCGAATGGCTTTACCAGACGCCTATGGATATCCTGATCAAGGCTTCTAATGGGGCAACTGATTTTGGAAATAAATTCGGACAGCCGCTGATCGTAGGATCCGTGCTAACATTTGAGCATGAGGAGCTAGGCCGGAAGTTAGGTTATGATAAAGTGATCATGCAGGCAGGTGGCGTTGGTTATGGCATTGCGGATCAGGCCAAAAAATCCAAACCTGAAACCGGCGATCAGATCGTGGTGATGGGTGGTGAGAATTACCGGATCGGCATGGGCGGTGCGGCGGTTTCTTCTGCCGACACGGGCGCGTTTGGTTCCGGCATCGAGCTTAATGCGATCCAGCGTTCCAATCCTGAAATGCAGAAGCGCGTTGCCAATGCTGTTCGTGGGATGGTGGAAAGCGGTAACAATTCAATTGTTTCTATCCACGATCACGGTGCCGGCGGACATTTGAACTGCCTTTCCGAGCTTGTTGAAGAAACAGGCGGGCACATTAACCTGGATAAATTGCCTGTGGGCGATCCGACGCTTTCTGCCAAAGAGATCATTGGTAATGAGTCTCAGGAGCGTATGGGGCTGGTAATCAGTAAGGAAAATCTTGAAACATTGAAACGCATTGCCGACCGTGAACGCGCACCACTTTATCAGGTGGGTGAAGTGACCGGTACGCATCGTTTTACCTTCGAGTCTGAGAAAACCGGTGCGAAGCCGATGGACCTGGAAATGGATGATATGTTTGGCAGTTCGCCTAAAACGGTGATGGCTGACAAAACCATTGAAAGAAATTACGGGCCTGTCACTTACGAAATTGGCAAGCTGCATGAATATTTGGAACAAATGCTGCAACTGGAAGCAGTAGCAAGCAAAGACTGGCTGACGAACAAGGTGGACCGTTGCGTGGGCGGGCATGTGGCCAAGCAGCAGTGCGCGGGACCTTTGCAGTTGCCGTTGAACAATGTCGGCGTTATGGCGCTTGATTTTCAGGGAAAAGATGGAATCGCAACATCAATCGGTCATGCACCGCTTTCGGCACTGATTGATCCTGCTGCGGGAAGTCGTAATGCCATTGCGGAAGCGCTCTCCAACATTGTTTGGGCACCATTGAAAGATAATCTGACGAGCGTTTCGCTGTCTGCAAACTGGATGTGGGCTTGCAAAAACGAAGGCGAGGATGCGCGTTTGTATAAGGCTGTGAAAGCTTGCTCGGAATTTGCGATCAGTCTGGGAATCAACATTCCAACGGGCAAGGATTCGCTTTCGATGAAGCAGAAATACAAAAATGACGAAGTGATTGCGCCGGGAACGGTCATTATCTCAGCGGCCGGACATTGTGATGACATTACTGCTGTGGTTGAGCCGGTTTTGAAAAAGACAGGCGGATCAATTTATTATATCAACCTTTCGGGAGATACATACAAGCTAGGCGGGTCGTCATTTGCTCAGATATTGAATAAAATTGGTGATCAAACGCCTGATATTCAGGACGCAGACAAATTCAAAACTGCATTTAATGCGATCCAGCAATTGATCAAAGAAGGTAAAATCCAGGCTGGTCATGACATCGGCAGCGGCGGCTTGATTACAACATTGCTTGAAATGTGCTTTGCAGACCGTGATCTGGGCGCTTCCATTGATCTTTCAGCACTTGGTGATCAGGATATTATCGAAAAGCTGTTTGCTGAAAATATTGGCATCGTTTTCCAGGCCGACGAGTCTGCCGAATCGTTACTGGAAGCGCAGGGCGTTGATTTCCATAAGATCGGGGCCGTTAATATGGCTTCCACACTGACGGTGAAAGATGCTGCTGGCAAGTGGGATTTTGATATTGAGATTTTGCGTGATCTTTGGTTTAAAACTTCCTATTTATTAGACAGGAAACAAACCAAACCGGAGCTTGCTAAGGAGCGTTTTGATCATTATAAAAATCATTTGCTGCGCTACAAATTCCCTGCTCATTTTGATGGTAAAAAGCCTGTTATCGATGAGTCCAAGCCGAGACCGAAGGCAGCGGTGCTTCGTGAAAAAGGAAGTAATTCGGAAAGAGAATTGGCGAATGCCATGTATCTGGCTGGCTTTGATGTGAAAGATGTGCATATGACGGATCTTATCTCGGGTCGGGAAACTTTGGAAGACATACAGTTCATAGGTGCAGTAGGAGGGTTTTCCAATTCCGATGTTCTGGGTTCTGCGAAAGGTTGGGCCGGGGCATTTCTTTATAATGAGAAAGCCAAAGTCGCGCTTGAAAAATTCTTTGCACGTGAGGATACATTGTCGGTCGGGGTTTGCAACGGCTGCCAGCTTTTTGTTGAGCTTGGGCTGATCAATGAAAGCCACGAGAAAAAACCCAAAATGCTGCACAACGCGAGCGGTAAGCACGAAAGTATTTTTACCTCGCTGACGATTCAGCCTAACAAATCCGTCATGCTTTCCACACTGGCAGGCAGCACATTAGGCGTTTGGGTATCCCACGGTGAAGGCCGGTTTGACTTCCCGTATTTGGAAGATCAATACAAGATTGTTGCCAAATATGCCTATGAAACTTATCCAGCCAATCCTAACGGCTCGGGTTTCAACACTGCGATGCTATGCGACGAAACAGGCCGCCACTTGGTAATGATGCCGCACATCGAAAGATCACTTTTCCAATGGCACTGGGCCAACTATCCGGAAGGAAGGAAAGATGAGGTGAGTCCTTGGTTGGAGGCATTTGTGAACGCCCGGAAGTGGGTTGAGGGCGTTCTCCGGGATTGA
- a CDS encoding 2'-5' RNA ligase family protein: protein MEQYSLAIMPSAAISFDVAEMKQQLKSAFGKSYGSVNAEAHISLDGFEAEENDYPYILAEYRRIVAELDPFEIHFSGFDDFDKANYSAFYIKPTIDSSNAIRQRSEAVMKAFDKKLKKRYTLKWADESKNPHMSVGRRLTREWIELAYATLPTYEASFWCDSFVIRKFNEKRRQYDVVDVLPLMGSPEPLAQLDLFQPRFTT, encoded by the coding sequence ATGGAGCAATACTCCCTAGCCATCATGCCAAGCGCGGCGATTTCGTTTGATGTTGCTGAGATGAAGCAGCAGTTGAAAAGTGCTTTTGGTAAAAGTTATGGCAGTGTCAATGCGGAGGCGCATATTTCTTTGGATGGATTTGAGGCCGAGGAAAACGATTATCCGTATATCCTGGCCGAATATCGCCGTATCGTTGCTGAGTTGGACCCTTTCGAAATCCACTTTTCAGGATTCGATGATTTTGATAAGGCTAATTATTCTGCGTTTTACATCAAGCCAACAATTGATTCTTCCAATGCGATCAGGCAGCGTAGCGAGGCTGTGATGAAAGCATTTGATAAAAAGCTTAAAAAGCGATACACCCTGAAATGGGCCGATGAGTCGAAAAATCCGCATATGTCGGTTGGTCGCAGGCTTACGAGGGAGTGGATTGAGCTGGCATATGCCACGTTGCCGACGTATGAAGCAAGTTTCTGGTGCGACTCGTTTGTTATTCGGAAATTTAATGAAAAACGTCGCCAGTATGATGTGGTGGATGTGCTTCCTTTAATGGGATCTCCTGAACCACTTGCGCAGCTGGATCTTTTTCAACCTCGATTTACAACATAA
- a CDS encoding 2OG-Fe(II) oxygenase encodes MQTIFNELIDSYIDNKVGIATDFLSTSLASNLKSNLTSLLETNQLLSAGTGNDTEVVHNTLYRSDSIYWLDRKHNDPYENDFFDLIDRFVEHLNRTCYTGITGYEFHYAFYPSGSFYKKHLDQFRNNPSRQYSMIMYLNTNWTSADGGQLRIHNTDHKQDIIPTNGKSVFFKSSELEHEVLLTNRPRMSITGWLKVG; translated from the coding sequence TTGCAAACCATCTTTAATGAACTGATCGACAGCTACATCGACAATAAAGTAGGCATAGCCACGGACTTTCTGAGCACTTCACTCGCGTCCAATCTCAAATCCAATCTCACGTCGCTGCTGGAAACCAACCAGCTTCTCTCCGCCGGAACCGGTAACGACACCGAAGTCGTTCACAACACATTATACCGCAGCGATAGCATTTACTGGCTGGACCGCAAACATAATGATCCGTATGAAAACGATTTTTTTGATTTGATAGACCGCTTTGTGGAACATTTGAACCGCACATGCTACACAGGCATCACTGGATACGAATTTCATTATGCGTTTTATCCGTCGGGAAGTTTTTATAAAAAGCATCTTGACCAGTTCCGGAATAACCCCAGCCGCCAGTATTCAATGATCATGTATCTGAACACCAACTGGACTTCGGCCGACGGCGGCCAGCTCCGCATTCACAACACCGATCATAAACAAGATATTATCCCAACAAACGGCAAAAGTGTCTTCTTCAAAAGCAGCGAACTGGAACACGAAGTACTCTTAACAAACAGGCCCAGGATGAGCATTACAGGCTGGTTGAAAGTGGGTTAA
- a CDS encoding DUF6644 family protein: MLDFLDWLEKTSWAVGIRQSLWLYPILEIVHILGIVMLVGPAFMFDLRLLGFSKNIPLVSLAEHLLPWSRRSLLLIIPSGALLFITNANALGVDPTFWTKMSFIVIGAINVFVFHRFVFRSGSTNPDTYFSFQTKITACVSIAVWIATIACGRLLAY, translated from the coding sequence GTGCTGGATTTTCTCGACTGGCTGGAAAAAACTTCGTGGGCAGTAGGCATCCGTCAATCATTGTGGCTGTATCCGATATTGGAAATCGTTCATATATTGGGCATAGTGATGTTGGTAGGGCCCGCCTTTATGTTTGATCTGAGGCTGTTAGGCTTTTCAAAAAACATTCCCCTGGTCAGTTTGGCTGAACATTTACTGCCGTGGTCGCGCAGGTCGCTGCTGTTGATAATCCCATCCGGCGCATTGCTGTTCATCACGAACGCCAATGCGCTGGGTGTTGATCCTACTTTTTGGACGAAAATGAGCTTTATTGTCATCGGGGCGATTAATGTGTTCGTTTTTCACCGTTTTGTTTTCAGATCCGGATCAACAAATCCCGACACCTACTTTTCATTTCAAACCAAAATTACTGCCTGTGTTTCTATCGCAGTGTGGATTGCCACCATTGCCTGCGGCCGGTTGCTAGCTTATTAA
- a CDS encoding WG repeat-containing protein, with protein sequence MFQKAVSWLLIICFAAFFQGAFGQSVPVPGKPWLSEYNVYKEYKGVYVVKKITIPCRAYETFLVDNNGKRLTPAYRDIGEFSGDLAEFVPMELDEEKLGRHGFINRRGEVVIQPVYVSTDKFYEGKTWVIYRAGKQYGLSYIDSTGKEIYKVPIQYFRKDFLISTAKVDMICNQDTREDILWWKGRNYFILNWNFSPFIEKEVKSSKYIYHFLYEGKYGIIDNKMILRVPVSLDDIDPEYKFSGQGMERVKYGDKFGYINVFTGELITDFLYTDTRKPTSGLFWVKKNNKWGCIDKTGKTRIPFLYEEATGFTSEDRSAVAINGKFGHIDKKGKIRTPLKYDFASYFNRGISMVRINDKYGYIDINDRYIIEPIYDEALPFDKETTVVERLWLRFELSMKGEEKFIGFSYKLNAIFILIGLVLFVYINSFIFKRVQQARLRKKK encoded by the coding sequence ATGTTTCAGAAGGCTGTGAGCTGGCTACTTATTATATGTTTTGCCGCATTTTTTCAGGGTGCATTTGGCCAGTCCGTTCCGGTTCCCGGGAAGCCGTGGCTTTCAGAATACAATGTATATAAGGAGTACAAAGGTGTATATGTTGTCAAGAAGATAACCATTCCCTGCCGGGCTTATGAGACATTTCTGGTTGACAACAATGGCAAAAGGCTGACGCCCGCTTACAGGGATATCGGTGAGTTTTCGGGCGATCTGGCGGAGTTTGTGCCAATGGAACTGGATGAGGAAAAGCTTGGCCGTCACGGTTTTATCAATAGGAGAGGCGAGGTGGTGATCCAGCCTGTTTATGTTTCAACAGATAAATTTTACGAAGGAAAAACCTGGGTAATTTATCGCGCCGGAAAGCAATACGGTCTTTCCTATATCGATTCGACGGGAAAGGAAATTTACAAAGTCCCCATCCAGTATTTCAGAAAAGACTTTTTAATCTCCACCGCTAAGGTGGATATGATTTGCAACCAGGACACGCGGGAGGACATTCTCTGGTGGAAAGGCCGCAACTATTTCATCCTGAACTGGAATTTCAGTCCATTCATTGAGAAGGAGGTGAAGAGCTCGAAGTACATCTATCATTTTCTATATGAAGGGAAATACGGGATTATTGATAACAAAATGATCTTGCGTGTGCCCGTTTCGCTGGACGACATTGATCCGGAATATAAGTTTTCGGGACAGGGGATGGAGCGGGTAAAGTATGGGGATAAGTTTGGTTATATCAATGTCTTCACCGGTGAACTTATCACCGATTTTTTATACACGGACACACGCAAGCCGACTTCCGGGCTATTTTGGGTTAAGAAAAATAACAAATGGGGTTGTATCGACAAAACGGGCAAAACGCGCATTCCATTCCTATACGAGGAGGCCACAGGCTTTACCAGCGAAGACCGCTCGGCCGTAGCGATCAACGGAAAATTTGGTCATATTGACAAGAAGGGAAAAATCCGGACGCCGCTCAAATACGATTTCGCATCCTACTTTAACCGCGGCATTTCCATGGTCCGCATCAATGATAAATACGGTTATATCGATATCAATGATCGCTACATTATCGAGCCTATTTACGACGAAGCACTTCCATTTGATAAAGAAACAACCGTAGTGGAACGCCTTTGGCTGCGCTTCGAACTCTCCATGAAAGGCGAAGAAAAATTCATAGGCTTCTCCTACAAGCTCAATGCCATCTTCATCCTCATCGGCCTGGTGCTGTTTGTTTACATTAACAGCTTCATTTTCAAACGCGTGCAGCAAGCAAGGCTAAGGAAAAAGAAATAA